In Saccharomyces cerevisiae S288C chromosome VIII, complete sequence, a genomic segment contains:
- the FYV4 gene encoding mitochondrial 37S ribosomal protein mS41 FYV4 (hypothetical protein; required for survival upon exposure to K1 killer toxin) produces the protein MIPSRISHKFPLFLRSSLAAPKAAYRFSSTIPKPSDQVPDVDAFLNKIGRNCNELKDTFENNWNNLFQWDSKILKEKGVNIQQRKYILKQVHNYRNNRPIHEIKLGKKSFFGGERKRKAFTAKWKAENKQ, from the coding sequence ATGATACCTTCCCGGATTAGCCACAAATTTCCTCTATTCTTAAGGAGTTCGCTGGCCGCTCCTAAAGCTGCCTATCGTTTCAGTTCGACCATCCCCAAACCAAGCGATCAGGTACCTGACGTAGATGCATTTCTAAACAAGATCGGTCGAAATTGCAACGAATTGAAGGATACTTTCGAAAATAACTGGAACAACCTTTTCCAATGGGATTCTAAGAtattgaaggaaaaaggcGTGAATATTCAACAAAGGAAATATATACTGAAACAAGTTCATAACTATCGTAACAATAGGCCAATTCATGAAATTAAACTGGGCAAGAAGTCATTTTTTGGTGGTGAGAGGAAGAGAAAGGCATTTACTGCTAAATGGAAAGCTGAAAACAAGCAATAG
- the VMA22 gene encoding Vma22p (Protein that is required for vacuolar H+-ATPase (V-ATPase) function; peripheral membrane protein; not an actual component of the V-ATPase complex; functions in the assembly of the V-ATPase; localized to the yeast endoplasmic reticulum (ER)), with translation MSETRMAQNMDTTDEQYLRLIELLSNYDSTLEQLQKGFQDGYIQLSRSNYYNKDSLRGNYGEDYWDETYIGQLMATVEEKNSKVVVEIVKRKAQDKQEKKEEEDNKLTQRKKGTKPEKQKTQSHKLKQDYDPILMFGGVLSVPSSLRQSQTSFKGCIPLIAQLINYKNEILTLVETLSEQE, from the coding sequence ATGAGTGAAACAAGGATGGCACAGAACATGGATACTACAGATGAACAGTACCTGAGACTTATTGAGCTACTCTCAAACTATGATTCCACCTTAGAGCAGTTGCAGAAGGGGTTCCAGGATGGCTACATCCAATTGAGCAGATCGAACTACTATAATAAAGACTCATTACGAGGAAACTATGGTGAAGATTACTGGGATGAAACGTATATAGGTCAACTAATGGCAACagtggaagaaaaaaactccAAGGTAGTTGTCGAAATcgtcaaaagaaaagctcaAGATaagcaagaaaagaaagaggaagaagataataaattgactcagagaaaaaaaggaacgAAGCcagaaaagcaaaaaactCAGAGTCACAAACTTAAACAAGACTACGACCCAATTTTGATGTTTGGTGGAGTACTGTCCGTTCCTTCTTCATTGAGACAATCGCAGACAAGTTTCAAAGGTTGTATTCCCTTAATAGCCCAATTGATTAATTACAAGAACGAAATATTAACGTTGGTTGAAACGTTGTCTGAGCAGGAATAA
- the GIC1 gene encoding Gic1p (Rho-family GTPase interacting protein and Cdc42p effector; required with Gic2p for polarity establishment and initiation of budding; involved in recruitment of septins to the presumptive bud site; interacts with Cdc42p via the Cdc42/Rac-interactive binding (CRIB) domain; gic1 gic2 double mutants are defective for polarizing Cdc42p at elevated temperature, so may function both up- and downstream of Cdc42p; regulates mitotic exit; relocalizes from bud neck to nucleus upon DNA replication stress), giving the protein MTEGKRLQQMELPQMKSIWIDEDQEMEKLYGFQVRQRFMNGPSTDSDEDADEDLGIVLVDSKKLALPNKNNIKLPPLPNYMTINPNINSNHKSLTNKKKNFLGMFKKKDLLSRRHGSAKTAKQSSISTPFDFHHISHANGKREDNPLESHEEKHDVESLVKFTSLAPQPRPDSNVSSKYSNVVMNDSSRIVSSSTIATTMDSHHDGNETNNTPNGNKQLDSPTDLEMTLEDLRNYTFPSVLGDSVSEKTNPSSPSVSSFSGKFKPRELSALHTPELGNCFNVDQSLNSPGNRISVDDVLKFYYQCSETSTPRNT; this is encoded by the coding sequence ATGACTGAAGGAAAGAGGCTGCAACAGATGGAGCTTCCTCAAATGAAATCCATTTGGATTGACGAGGATCaggaaatggaaaaattgTATGGATTCCAAGTAAGGCAACGATTCATGAATGGACCTAGTACGGATTCCGATGAAGACGCCGACGAAGATTTAGGAATTGTTCTCGTTGACAGTAAAAAGCTGGCTTTGCCGAACAAGAACAACATCAAATTGCCCCCTTTGCCCAATTACATGACGATCAACCCTAACATAAATTCCAATCACAAGTCATTAactaataaaaagaagaatttccTGGGcatgttcaaaaaaaaggacCTGTTGTCGAGGAGACATGGGTCTGCCAAAACCGCAAAACAGTCAAGTATATCTACACCATTTGATTTTCACCATATTTCGCATGCTAATGGTAAAAGGGAAGACAACCCTCTTGAGTCGCacgaagaaaaacatgATGTAGAATCATTAGTCAAATTCACGTCTTTGGCACCGCAACCCCGACCAGATTCAAACGTCTCTTCTAAATATTCCAATGTTGTGATGAACGATTCGAGCAGAATAGTGTCTTCCTCCACAATAGCTACAACGATGGATTCTCACCACGATGGTAACGAAACCAACAATACCCCAAATGGCAATAAGCAATTAGACTCGCCTACAGATTTGGAAATGACCTTGGAAGACTTGAGAAATTATACATTTCCTTCTGTTCTTGGAGATAGCGTCAGCGAAAAGACCAATCCTTCCTCTCCCTCtgtttcatcattttctgGCAAATTCAAGCCAAGAGAGTTGAGTGCGCTACATACGCCCGAATTAGGAAATTGTTTCAATGTAGATCAGTCGCTAAATTCCCCTGGTAACAGAATATCTGTGGATGACGTGCTAAAATTCTACTATCAATGTAGTGAAACTAGTACTCCTCGAAATACCTGA
- the RPP1 gene encoding RNA-binding RNA processing protein RPP1 (Subunit of both RNase MRP and nuclear RNase P; RNase MRP cleaves pre-rRNA, while nuclear RNase P cleaves tRNA precursors to generate mature 5' ends and facilitates turnover of nuclear RNAs; relocalizes to the cytosol in response to hypoxia), whose product MLVDLNVPWPQNSYADKVTSQAVNNLIKTLSTLHMLGYTHIAINFTVNHSEKFPNDVKLLNPIDIKRRFGELMDRTGLKLYSRITLIIDDPSKGQSLSKISQAFDIVAALPISEKGLTLSTTNLDIDLLTFQYGSRLPTFLKHKSICSCVNRGVKLEIVYGYALRDVQARRQFVSNVRSVIRSSRSRGIVIGSGAMSPLECRNILGVTSLIKNLGLPSDRCSKAMGDLASLVLLNGRLRNKSHKQTIVTGGGSGNGDDVVNDVQGIDDVQTIKVVKRSMDAEQLGHASKRHKP is encoded by the coding sequence ATGCTGGTAGATTTGAATGTACCGTGGCCACAGAACAGCTATGCAGACAAAGTTACTTCTCAGGCGGTCAACAATTTAATAAAAACGTTATCCACATTGCATATGTTGGGATATACACACATCGCCATAAATTTTACAGTAAACCACAGCGAGAAATTCCCCAACGATGTTAAGCTGTTAAATCCTATCGATATCAAGAGAAGGTTTGGAGAATTGATGGATCGAACAGGGCTAAAATTATACAGCAGGATCACGCTAATTATCGACGATCCATCGAAGGGACAGTCTCTTTCCAAGATAAGCCAGGCCTTTGATATTGTAGCAGCATTGCCAATCAGTGAAAAGGGCCTTACTTTATCAACTACCAATCTGGATATTGACTTGTTGACCTTTCAGTACGGGTCGCGCCTGCCTACTTTCCTTAAGCATAAAAGCATATGCAGCTGTGTGAACAGAGGAGTAAAACTTGAAATTGTTTATGGCTATGCTTTGCGTGACGTACAAGCTCGGAGGCAGTTCGTATCCAATGTAAGAAGCGTCATCAGGAGTTCGAGGTCCAGAGGCATTGTTATCGGCAGTGGTGCCATGTCACCACTTGAGTGCCGCAACATATTAGGAGTAACAAGTCTAATCAAGAATTTAGGTCTTCCGAGCGATAGGTGTTCGAAGGCCATGGGAGACCTAGCTTCACTCGTCCTCCTAAATGGCCGCTTAAGGAATAAGAGCCACAAACAGACCATTGTTACCGGTGGTGGTAGCGGAAACGGCGATGACGTGGTCAACGATGTTCAAGGCATCGACGACGTCCAGACCATCAAGGTAGTGAAAAGGAGTATGGATGCTGAACAATTAGGCCATGCTTCCAAAAGACACAAGCCTTAA
- the PAN5 gene encoding 2-dehydropantoate 2-reductase PAN5 (2-dehydropantoate 2-reductase; part of the pantothenic acid pathway, structurally homologous to E. coli panE), which translates to MTAPHRSTIHILGLGAMGTVLAVDLLRFTNALVVPLFRSQERLAQFQKTNGNNISIRKLYLEGSPIFSYPVEKCECPETFSKKPIDNLVVTTKTYQTKEALAPYLPYINKNTNLILIQNGLGVLELLREEIFTDSKNRPHLFQGVISHGVYQDKAGVFNHAGWAGMKIAKLPWTEEEMIQKKSVVEDDAANNSLVKLLTEPKFAKEFGIEHSTYQEMLFGQLFKFLVNACMNPVTAILDCVNGEMKASCGPVFTSIIDECLQILRVAYRPLFQYHEKYSGNEEYPEMDVNAVLTTDNMVSEVTRIGCDINSRNSSSMRQDTLFLRDIEIEYINGYVVKLADNLNLDPNCCKVNKTIGELATMRLALNRSRSINGDWRKD; encoded by the coding sequence ATGACTGCACCACACAGAAGTACTATTCATATTCTTGGGTTGGGTGCCATGGGTACCGTTTTGGCAGTTGACCTTTTAAGATTTACCAATGCCCTAGTTGTGCCCTTATTTAGATCACAAGAAAGACTTGCACAATTTCAGAAGACAAATGGGAACAACATTTCGATTCGCAAACTTTATTTGGAAGGCTCGCCAATATTTTCTTATCCAGTGGAGAAATGCGAATGCCCTGAAACTTTCTCTAAAAAACCTATTGACAACTTAGTCGTCACTACAAAGACTTACCAAACCAAAGAAGCACTAGCTCCTTATTTGCCTtatattaataaaaatacaaacTTAATTTTGATTCAGAATGGACTGGGCGTTTTAGAACTATTGAGAGAAGAAATCTTTACAGATTCAAAAAACAGACCACATTTATTTCAGGGTGTCATTTCTCATGGCGTTTATCAGGATAAAGCAGGAGTTTTCAATCATGCTGGGTGGGCTGGTATGAAAATTGCCAAATTGCCTTGGACTGAGGAAGAaatgattcaaaaaaaatccgTAGTCGAGGACGATGCAGCCAATAACTCATTAGTAAAATTATTAACAGAACCAAAATTTGCCAAGGAATTTGGAATAGAACATTCCACTTATCAAGAAATGCTCTTTGGTCAattatttaaatttttggttAATGCATGCATGAATCCAGTTACGGCTATTCTAGATTGTGTCAATGGTGAGATGAAGGCCAGTTGCGGTCCAGTTTTCACATCTATTATTGACGAGTGTTTACAAATATTGAGAGTTGCTTATAGGCCATTGTTTCAATACCACGAAAAATACAGCGGTAATGAAGAATACCCAGAAATGGATGTCAATGCAGTACTGACAACCGATAACATGGTCTCCGAAGTCACTAGAATTGGCTGTGACATCAATTCTAGGAACAGTAGTTCAATGAGACAAGACACTTTGTTCTTAAGAGACATTGAAATTGAGTATATCAATGGCTATGTCGTCAAATTGGCTGATAACTTAAATCTAGACCCAAACTGCTGCAAGGTTAATAAAACTATCGGAGAATTGGCCACTATGAGATTAGCATTGAACAGGTCGAGAAGTATCAATGGTGACTGGAGAAAGGACTGA
- the SSZ1 gene encoding ribosome-associated complex protein SSZ1 (Hsp70 protein that interacts with Zuo1p (a DnaJ homolog); interacts with Zuo1p to form a ribosome-associated complex that binds the ribosome via the Zuo1p subunit; also involved in pleiotropic drug resistance via sequential activation of PDR1 and PDR5; binds ATP), whose product MSSPVIGITFGNTSSSIAYINPKNDVDVIANPDGERAIPSALSYVGEDEYHGGQALQQLIRNPKNTIINFRDFIGLPFDKCDVSKCANGAPAVEVDGKVGFVISRGEGKEEKLTVDEVVSRHLNRLKLAAEDYIGSAVKEAVLTVPTNFSEEQKTALKASAAKIGLQIVQFINEPSAALLAHAEQFPFEKDVNVVVADFGGIRSDAAVIAVRNGIFTILATAHDLSLGGDNLDTELVEYFASEFQKKYQANPRKNARSLAKLKANSSITKKTLSNATSATISIDSLADGFDYHASINRMRYELVANKVFAQFSSFVDSVIAKAELDPLDIDAVLLTGGVSFTPKLTTNLEYTLPESVEILGPQNKNASNNPNELAASGAALQARLISDYDADELAEALQPVIVNTPHLKKPIGLIGAKGEFHPVLLAETSFPVQKKLTLKQAKGDFLIGVYEGDHHIEEKTLEPIPKEENAEEDDESEWSDDEPEVVREKLYTLGTKLMELGIKNANGVEIIFNINKDGALRVTARDLKTGNAVKGEL is encoded by the coding sequence TCggtgaagatgaatacCACGGTGGTCAAGCTTTGCAACAATTAATCAGAAATCCTAAGAATACTATCATTAACTTCCGTGACTTCATTGGTTTGCCATTTGACAAGTGTGATGTCAGCAAGTGCGCTAACGGTGCCCCAGCTGTCGAAGTTGATGGCAAAGTTGGATTTGTTATTTCAAGAGGCGAAGgtaaggaagaaaaacttACTGTAGATGAAGTGGTCTCCAGACATTTAAACAGATTAAAGTTAGCCGCGGAAGATTACATCGGTTCTGCCGTAAAGGAAGCTGTATTGACAGTTCCAACAAACTTCAGTGAAGAACAAAAGACTGCACTAAAGGCTTCTGCCGCCAAAATTGGTCTGCAAATTGTTCAATTCATCAATGAACCTTCTGCTGCTTTATTAGCCCACGCTGAACAATTcccatttgaaaaagatgttaacgttgttgttgctgacTTCGGTGGTATTAGATCTGACGCTGCTGTCATTGCCGTTCGTAACGGTATTTTCACTATTTTGGCCACTGCTCATGACCTCAGCTTAGGTGGTGACAATTTGGATACTGAATTAGTCGAATATTTTGCTAGTGAGTTCCAAAAGAAGTATCAAGCCAATCCAAGAAAGAACGCTAGATCCTTGGCCAAGTTAAAGGCTAACTCTTCAATTACCAAGAAGACTTTGTCCAACGCAACTTCTGCCACTATTTCCATCGATTCCTTAGCTGATGGTTTCGACTATCACGCTTCTATCAACAGAATGAGGTACGAATTGGTAGCTAACAAGGTCTTCGCCCAATTTTCCTCTTTCGTTGATTCTGTCATTGCCAAGGCTGAATTAGACCCATTGGACATCGATGCTGTTCTTTTGACTGGTGGTGTATCATTTACTCCAAAATTAACCACTAACTTGGAATACACTTTACCAGAATCAGTCGAAATTCTTGGTCCACAGAACAAGAACGCTTCTAACAATCCAAACGAATTAGCTGCATCCGGTGCCGCATTACAAGCAAGATTGATTAGCGATTACGATGCTGACGAATTGGCTGAAGCTTTACAACCAGTTATCGTCAATACTCCACATTTAAAGAAGCctattggtttgattgGTGCTAAGGGCGAATTCCACCCAGTATTGTTGGCTGAAACTTCGTTCCCTgtacaaaagaaattgactTTGAAACAAGCCAAGGGTGATTTCTTGATTGGTGTTTACGAAGGTGACCATCACATCGAGGAAAAGACTTTGGAGCCAAttccaaaagaagaaaatgctgAAGAGGACGATGAAAGTGAATGGTCCGACGATGAACCTGAAGTCGTCAGAGAAAAACTATACACTTTGGGTACCAAGTTGATGGAATTGGGAATTAAAAACGCTAACGGTGTTGAAATTATCTTTAACATTAACAAAGACGGTGCTTTAAGAGTCACCGCTAGAGATTTGAAAACTGGTAATGCTGTAAAGGGTGAATTATAG